A window of Diabrotica virgifera virgifera chromosome 9, PGI_DIABVI_V3a contains these coding sequences:
- the LOC114341225 gene encoding jerky protein homolog-like encodes MDQGVIEKMKRSYRKQLLRRLLLAEKDEESVIEFVKKVNLKDCIYMLADAWESLTETNLQRAWRKLWPYEEEKDDLEEGDIDGAVNEISEICSTLPGFEECNKDDAMECLAVDSNDSGFQILTDQEIADMLNEDETETMESDSDDNSDKTEETGPTHSEAFVAAEALMSWLEKQNESSPTQLILLKRIKDLAAKKRTTTAVQKAITDFFKSSNM; translated from the exons ATGGACCAAGGAGTGATCGAGAAGATGAAAAGGAGTTACAGAAAACAACTCCTCCGTCGCCTTTTATTGGCCGAAAAGGATGAGGAGAGTGTCATCGAGTTTGTAAAGAAGGTCAACCTTAAAGACTGCATTTACATGCTAGCCGATGCATGGGAAAGCCTCACAGAAACCAATTTACAAAGAGCCTGGAGAAAGTTATGGCCTtacgaagaagaaaaagatgatcTAGAGGAAGGAGATATTGATGGTGCTGTGAATGAAATAAGTGAAATATGCAGCACACTTCCGGGATTTGAAGAATGCAACAAAGATGACGCCATGGAGTGCTTGGCTGTTGATAGCAACGATTCTGGATTTCAGATTTTGACTGATCAAGAAATAGCTGACATGTTAAATGAAG ACGAAACAGAAACAATGGAATCTGATAGTGACGACAATTCTGATAAGACAGAAGAAACAGGGCCAACTCATTCCGAAGCGTTCGTAGCAGCGGAGGCACTGATGTCATGGCTGGAAAAACAAAATGAGAGCTCACCCACGCAGCTGATTCTGTTAAAAAGAATTAAGGACTTAGCTGCAAAAAAACGAACCACTACCGCAGTTCAAAAAGCCATTACGgatttttttaaaagttcaaataTGTAG